From the Gallaecimonas mangrovi genome, one window contains:
- a CDS encoding ABC transporter permease subunit, with protein sequence MSQAHSMHLAANRKRLIKDRLAKYGVTLGGIFVLAALLLIFFYLLYVILPLFKGAQMSRLASWPLTGAKTLALGVDEQNTLGYRLTADGQLQYFAVKGPTAGKETEHFALSGPVTSFAASLPVQQSYALASGGGEVWVVKASFNVRYSDNTRTISGQPRYPLGPAPISVVPNGQHITALAFEYNNQGAVILASSNTGQLWLTRLDAKENFLTGQKQWQQARHEINTQGKHFTMLRVNPNLRQFYAFTAHQLAVFDIGDPAHGHITQVLQLSNASDPVTAVSFLSGANSILTGTAQGKISQWFEVVGQPKRHFAHIRDFTLGQPVAAISSEFNRKGFVASGSGGKLAMFYATSDRLLLQQKLPQHATEMAYSPRANGLLLCDGKTLQFYKVANAHPEVSWKALWEKVWYEGYKAPDYVWQSSSAADDFESKLSLAPLAFGTLKAAFYAMLFATPLALAGAIYTAYFMSPGMRRFIKPTVEIMEALPTVILGFLAGLWLAPLIEENLPGIVALVLVLPLTMLAMAALWHKLPHSVRDRVPEGWHALILVPPLVLMGYLAMAMSPLMEQWFFGGDTRLYVTHVLGINFDQRNALVVGIAMGFAVIPTIFTIAEDAVFSVPKHLTQGSLALGATRWQTLTRVILLTASPGIFSAVMMGLGRAVGETMIVLMATGNTPVMSWNIFEGMRTLSANIAVEMAESEVGSSHYRVLFLAAFVLFVFTFLFNTVAEFIRQRLRERYRAL encoded by the coding sequence ATGTCGCAAGCGCATTCCATGCACTTGGCCGCTAACCGTAAGCGTCTTATTAAAGACCGCCTGGCCAAGTATGGTGTGACCTTGGGGGGCATTTTTGTGCTGGCCGCCTTATTACTGATCTTCTTTTATCTGCTGTATGTGATTTTGCCGCTCTTTAAGGGCGCACAAATGTCCCGCCTGGCCAGTTGGCCGTTAACCGGCGCTAAGACCCTGGCGTTAGGTGTAGATGAACAAAATACCTTGGGCTACCGCCTCACGGCCGACGGCCAGTTACAGTATTTTGCTGTTAAAGGCCCCACAGCCGGTAAGGAAACCGAGCATTTTGCTTTGTCTGGGCCGGTGACCAGCTTTGCGGCCAGCCTGCCAGTACAACAAAGCTATGCCCTTGCCAGTGGTGGTGGTGAGGTCTGGGTGGTCAAAGCCAGTTTTAACGTGCGTTATAGCGATAATACTCGGACGATTAGCGGCCAGCCGCGTTATCCCCTGGGCCCCGCGCCCATTAGCGTCGTGCCAAACGGCCAACACATTACGGCGCTCGCGTTTGAATACAACAATCAAGGTGCGGTGATCCTGGCCAGCAGCAATACCGGCCAATTGTGGCTAACACGGCTTGATGCCAAAGAAAACTTCCTCACTGGCCAAAAACAGTGGCAACAAGCTCGCCATGAAATCAACACCCAAGGCAAGCACTTCACCATGCTGCGGGTAAACCCCAATCTTCGCCAGTTCTATGCGTTTACTGCGCATCAGCTGGCGGTTTTTGATATTGGCGACCCGGCGCATGGCCACATCACACAGGTGCTGCAGCTGTCTAATGCCAGCGACCCAGTAACGGCGGTCAGCTTTTTATCGGGGGCAAATTCCATTTTGACCGGCACTGCCCAAGGCAAAATTAGCCAGTGGTTTGAAGTGGTGGGCCAGCCCAAACGCCATTTTGCGCATATTCGCGACTTTACTCTTGGTCAGCCGGTAGCGGCTATTAGCAGCGAATTTAACCGTAAAGGTTTCGTGGCCTCGGGCAGTGGCGGCAAGCTGGCGATGTTTTATGCCACCTCAGACCGCTTGCTGCTGCAACAAAAACTGCCCCAGCATGCCACCGAAATGGCCTACTCCCCCCGCGCCAATGGTTTATTGCTCTGTGACGGGAAAACGCTGCAGTTTTATAAAGTGGCCAACGCCCACCCTGAAGTCAGTTGGAAGGCGCTGTGGGAGAAGGTCTGGTACGAAGGTTATAAGGCGCCAGACTATGTGTGGCAGTCTAGCTCCGCTGCCGATGATTTTGAGTCCAAACTCAGCTTGGCGCCGCTGGCTTTTGGTACCTTAAAGGCGGCCTTTTACGCGATGCTGTTTGCCACGCCGCTGGCTTTGGCGGGCGCCATTTATACCGCGTATTTCATGTCGCCTGGCATGCGCCGTTTTATTAAGCCCACCGTTGAAATCATGGAAGCGCTGCCCACCGTTATTCTTGGCTTTTTAGCCGGGCTTTGGCTGGCACCGCTGATTGAAGAAAACCTGCCCGGTATTGTGGCGTTGGTGTTGGTGTTACCGCTGACCATGCTGGCCATGGCGGCGCTGTGGCATAAGCTGCCGCATAGCGTGCGCGACCGGGTGCCAGAGGGGTGGCATGCACTGATTTTGGTGCCGCCATTGGTATTGATGGGCTATTTGGCGATGGCCATGAGCCCGCTAATGGAACAGTGGTTCTTTGGCGGCGATACCCGCCTTTATGTTACCCACGTGCTGGGCATTAACTTTGACCAACGTAACGCCTTGGTTGTGGGCATTGCCATGGGGTTTGCGGTGATCCCTACCATTTTTACCATCGCCGAAGATGCGGTGTTTTCGGTGCCAAAGCATTTGACTCAAGGCTCTTTAGCCCTGGGAGCTACCCGCTGGCAGACCTTGACGCGAGTTATCTTGTTAACAGCGAGCCCGGGCATTTTTTCGGCGGTGATGATGGGGCTTGGCCGCGCCGTTGGTGAAACCATGATAGTACTGATGGCCACCGGTAATACGCCGGTGATGAGCTGGAACATTTTTGAAGGCATGCGCACCTTGTCAGCCAATATCGCGGTAGAAATGGCCGAGTCTGAAGTGGGCAGTTCCCATTATCGGGTGCTCTTTTTGGCGGCCTTTGTGCTTTTTGTGTTTACCTTTTTGTTCAACACCGTGGCCGAGTTTATCCGCCAGCGGCTGCGTGAACGTTATCGCGCCCTGTAA
- the ppx gene encoding exopolyphosphatase, with protein MTEEQEVPLVCVDLGSNSFHLLKASHLEGAFRILNKAKERVRLAEGLSEGYELTDAAMARGLDCLAKFREIIGPIPASRVRTVATYTLRRAANGDAFLKAAKAVYPYPIEVISGAEEARLIYQGVAHTQPGSDSRLVIDIGGGSTEFIIGRGMETRRLASLGMGCVSYQQRFFNEGKISESAFNKAETAAAQELETIEQSYKDEGWQQAIGCSGTVKAVLSAIQGKWPEQTSINLKKLKALRKHCLQAADTNKLKLNDVNDERAQVFPAGLAILIAAFKALDISELVFSDAALREGLMFQMAPGHHHQDPRDRTAQALAAQYHVDRAQAMRVRGKATRLYRQLGKDLEFEALLGWAAELHEVGLQINFHGVQRHSAYILENSDLIGFNQDQQLLLATLVRFSRKSLKQFHLPRFNNINEADATLLVRILRLAVLLHRRRQNLRLPALTLGLTDTALVLGCPALWLKRHELVAADLQQEMQYQAQAGWQLQIEALE; from the coding sequence TTGACCGAAGAGCAAGAAGTGCCGCTGGTATGTGTGGATTTAGGGTCGAACTCCTTCCATTTGTTAAAAGCCAGCCACTTGGAAGGTGCCTTTCGTATTTTGAACAAAGCCAAAGAGCGAGTACGCCTCGCCGAAGGCCTCAGTGAAGGCTACGAGCTAACCGATGCCGCCATGGCCAGGGGCCTTGACTGCCTGGCTAAATTTCGCGAGATCATCGGCCCTATTCCGGCAAGCCGGGTGCGCACCGTTGCCACTTACACGCTGCGCCGCGCGGCCAATGGCGACGCTTTTCTCAAGGCCGCCAAAGCCGTTTACCCCTATCCGATTGAAGTCATTTCCGGCGCTGAAGAAGCGCGGCTTATCTACCAAGGCGTTGCCCATACCCAACCCGGCAGCGACAGCCGTTTGGTGATTGATATTGGTGGCGGTTCCACCGAATTTATCATTGGCCGCGGCATGGAAACGCGGCGCTTGGCAAGCCTGGGGATGGGTTGTGTCAGTTACCAGCAACGCTTTTTTAATGAAGGCAAAATTAGCGAATCGGCCTTTAACAAAGCCGAGACCGCCGCCGCGCAAGAGCTGGAGACCATCGAGCAAAGCTACAAGGACGAAGGCTGGCAGCAGGCCATTGGCTGCTCGGGCACCGTGAAGGCGGTACTGTCTGCCATTCAAGGTAAGTGGCCTGAACAAACCAGCATTAACCTTAAAAAGCTCAAAGCCCTGCGTAAGCACTGCCTGCAAGCCGCAGACACCAACAAGCTCAAACTCAATGATGTTAATGATGAACGCGCCCAGGTTTTCCCGGCCGGGCTAGCCATATTAATTGCCGCCTTTAAAGCGCTGGATATTAGCGAACTGGTTTTTTCGGATGCCGCCTTGCGCGAAGGCTTAATGTTTCAAATGGCACCGGGCCATCATCACCAGGACCCAAGGGACAGAACCGCCCAAGCCCTCGCCGCCCAATATCATGTTGATAGAGCCCAGGCGATGCGGGTGCGCGGTAAAGCCACCCGGCTTTACCGGCAGCTAGGAAAAGACCTGGAGTTTGAAGCGCTGTTAGGTTGGGCGGCCGAGCTCCATGAAGTGGGGCTGCAGATTAACTTTCATGGCGTTCAGCGCCACTCGGCCTACATTCTTGAAAACAGTGACCTGATAGGTTTTAACCAAGACCAGCAGCTGTTGCTGGCGACCTTGGTGCGGTTTTCCAGAAAAAGCCTTAAGCAATTTCACCTGCCACGCTTTAACAATATCAACGAAGCGGATGCCACCTTACTGGTGCGCATCTTAAGGTTGGCGGTGTTATTACACCGCCGCCGGCAAAACCTGCGCTTGCCAGCACTGACCTTAGGCCTCACCGACACCGCACTGGTTCTAGGCTGCCCTGCCCTTTGGTTAAAACGCCACGAACTGGTTGCGGCCGATCTGCAGCAAGAAATGCAATACCAGGCCCAGGCGGGCTGGCAATTACAAATCGAGGCATTGGAATAG
- a CDS encoding glycine cleavage system transcriptional repressor, whose amino-acid sequence MRHLALCVFGPDKPGIVEKLSRLVFEHQGSWFGASLAHLAGRFAGIVDIKIPDEHFTAFSAAIRDLEDLDIRIAEGGPLTAEHIDCRDCDLSLMANDRTGIVHELTSTLATLGVNIEEMTTKCRPAHNYGELFIAKAKLRVPNGVSLDEIQVRLEACGDDWMLELDEPTVT is encoded by the coding sequence ATGCGACACTTGGCATTGTGTGTTTTTGGCCCTGACAAGCCAGGGATCGTTGAAAAATTGTCCCGCTTGGTATTTGAACATCAAGGCAGCTGGTTTGGCGCCAGCCTGGCTCATTTAGCGGGGCGCTTTGCGGGCATTGTCGATATAAAGATCCCCGACGAACATTTTACCGCCTTTTCTGCCGCCATCCGCGACCTGGAAGACTTAGACATTCGCATTGCCGAAGGCGGCCCACTCACTGCCGAGCATATTGATTGCAGAGACTGCGACCTCAGCCTTATGGCTAACGACCGCACCGGTATTGTCCATGAGCTCACCAGCACCTTAGCGACGCTTGGGGTCAATATTGAAGAGATGACCACCAAATGCCGCCCTGCCCACAACTACGGCGAGCTCTTTATCGCCAAAGCCAAGTTGCGCGTGCCCAACGGCGTGTCGCTGGATGAAATTCAGGTTCGCCTGGAAGCCTGTGGCGACGACTGGATGCTGGAGTTGGATGAGCCAACTGTCACATAA
- the ppk1 gene encoding polyphosphate kinase 1, whose product MSAVVPFFEKELSWLSFNERVLQEAADTSVPIIERIRFLGIYSNNMDEFFRVRVADVRRRALYHEETGQDPDALVLLAKIQQKVMALQSRFDELYHDCMLALARYHIVLVNEKQLTDTQKAWVDDYFQQKILRHVAPIIIQKGVDLVVSLKDDATYLVVEIKKDEHIQYAMVEVPATSVPRFVKVPDDSPRQRKTLILLDNTIRLCLTQVFRGFFEFDSLAAYSMKMTRDADYELEDEISLSLLEQTSLGLKQRLTAEPVRLVYDREMPQPMLDMLVKELGISNLDAMVPGGRYHNFKDFMGFPNVGRKYLEYDKLPPLSSQAFFKHDTAFDAISAGDILVYYPYYKFRHFTEFVRQAAFDPKVKTIKINFYRLAKNSRIVQSLIDAVNNGKQVLAVVELRARFDEAANIEWARKMTEAGIRVAFGIPSLKVHCKLCVVGREENGELKRYAHFGTGNFHEKTAKIYTDYSLFTTHPELTLEAENVFDFIINSYKRFKFNHLLVSPVNARRRLLALIDQEIDNAKKGLPAAITFKINNLVDKEIEHRLYHASQSGVKVRLIIRGMCSLRPGIEGLSENIQAISIVGRFLEHPRVLVFHGNGQDLVFISSADLMTRNLDHRVEVGTPILDPVLKGRILDMIALHFRDTTKARVIDSDQQNHYVRRGNRRKLQSQVAIYEYLKRIETGDNR is encoded by the coding sequence ATGAGCGCCGTTGTCCCCTTTTTCGAAAAAGAACTGTCCTGGCTTTCGTTCAATGAACGGGTGTTACAAGAAGCCGCCGATACCTCGGTTCCCATTATCGAGCGGATCCGCTTTTTGGGGATCTACTCCAACAACATGGACGAGTTTTTCCGGGTACGGGTGGCTGACGTGCGCCGCCGGGCGCTCTACCACGAAGAAACCGGCCAAGATCCAGACGCCCTGGTACTGCTGGCGAAAATTCAGCAAAAAGTGATGGCTCTGCAAAGCCGTTTTGACGAGCTGTACCACGACTGCATGCTGGCATTGGCGCGCTACCACATCGTCTTGGTTAACGAAAAGCAGCTAACCGACACCCAAAAAGCCTGGGTTGATGACTACTTCCAGCAAAAAATACTGCGCCACGTCGCCCCCATCATTATTCAAAAGGGCGTGGATTTGGTGGTCAGCCTCAAAGACGACGCCACCTATCTGGTGGTGGAAATCAAAAAAGACGAGCACATCCAATACGCCATGGTAGAAGTGCCCGCCACCTCGGTACCGCGCTTTGTGAAAGTGCCAGACGACAGCCCGCGCCAACGCAAAACACTGATCTTATTGGACAACACGATCAGGCTTTGCCTAACGCAAGTATTTAGGGGCTTTTTTGAGTTCGACAGCTTAGCGGCCTATTCGATGAAAATGACCCGCGATGCTGACTACGAGTTAGAAGACGAAATTTCCTTAAGCTTGCTCGAGCAAACCAGCCTTGGCCTTAAACAGCGCTTAACTGCCGAGCCAGTGCGGTTGGTGTATGACCGGGAAATGCCGCAACCGATGCTCGATATGCTGGTCAAGGAACTGGGCATTTCGAACCTCGACGCCATGGTACCGGGCGGGCGCTACCATAATTTTAAAGATTTCATGGGCTTTCCCAACGTTGGCCGCAAGTACTTGGAATACGACAAGCTGCCGCCGTTAAGTAGCCAAGCGTTTTTTAAACACGACACCGCCTTTGATGCCATCAGTGCTGGCGATATTTTGGTTTATTACCCCTATTACAAATTCCGCCATTTCACCGAATTTGTTCGCCAAGCCGCTTTTGACCCCAAAGTGAAAACCATCAAAATTAACTTTTACCGCTTGGCCAAGAATTCGCGCATCGTGCAGTCACTGATTGATGCGGTGAATAACGGCAAGCAAGTGTTGGCCGTGGTTGAGCTGCGGGCCCGCTTTGACGAAGCTGCCAATATTGAGTGGGCCAGAAAAATGACCGAAGCGGGCATTCGGGTCGCCTTTGGTATTCCTAGCTTAAAGGTGCACTGCAAGCTCTGTGTGGTTGGCCGTGAAGAAAATGGCGAACTGAAACGCTACGCCCATTTCGGCACCGGCAACTTCCATGAAAAAACCGCCAAAATCTACACCGACTACAGCTTGTTCACCACCCACCCCGAGCTAACCCTGGAAGCTGAAAACGTCTTCGACTTCATTATTAACTCTTATAAGCGCTTTAAATTTAATCACTTACTGGTATCACCCGTGAATGCCCGCCGCCGCTTGCTGGCACTTATCGACCAGGAAATCGATAACGCCAAAAAAGGCTTACCTGCGGCCATCACCTTCAAAATCAACAACCTGGTTGATAAAGAAATCGAGCACCGCCTCTATCACGCCAGTCAAAGCGGGGTAAAGGTCAGGCTGATCATTCGTGGCATGTGCTCTTTGCGCCCGGGCATTGAGGGGCTTTCGGAAAACATTCAAGCCATCAGTATTGTTGGCCGCTTTTTAGAACACCCGCGGGTGCTGGTGTTTCATGGCAATGGCCAAGATTTGGTGTTTATCAGCTCAGCCGATTTAATGACCCGCAACCTCGACCACCGGGTGGAAGTAGGCACGCCCATTCTTGACCCTGTGCTTAAGGGCCGTATTCTCGACATGATAGCGCTGCATTTTCGTGACACCACCAAGGCCCGGGTTATTGATAGCGACCAACAAAACCACTACGTGCGGCGTGGTAACCGCCGTAAACTGCAATCACAGGTAGCCATTTACGAGTACCTGAAAAGGATTGAAACAGGGGATAACCGTTGA
- the phoB gene encoding phosphate regulon transcriptional regulator PhoB, whose protein sequence is MARRVLIVEDEAPIREMLAFILDQNGYQPVEAEDLAMAQAKLQEPFPDLVLLDWMLPGGSGLQMAKTMKQNEYTRQIPIIMITARGEEEDKVRGLEVGADDYITKPFSPKELMARIKAVMRRTSPTNVDDVIDVQGLRLDPVSHRVTANEESVDMGPTEFKLLHFFMTHPERVYSREQLLDNVWGTNVYVEDRTVDVHIRRLRKALESYGHDRLVQTVRGAGYRFSNRV, encoded by the coding sequence ATGGCAAGACGTGTATTGATAGTTGAAGACGAAGCTCCCATCCGGGAAATGCTGGCCTTTATTCTCGATCAGAACGGCTATCAGCCTGTTGAAGCCGAAGATCTGGCCATGGCTCAAGCCAAGCTGCAAGAGCCGTTTCCTGACTTGGTATTACTCGACTGGATGCTGCCAGGTGGTTCTGGTCTGCAAATGGCGAAAACCATGAAGCAGAATGAATACACGCGGCAAATTCCCATCATTATGATCACCGCCCGTGGTGAAGAAGAAGACAAAGTTCGGGGCCTGGAAGTGGGAGCCGACGACTACATCACCAAGCCGTTCTCACCCAAAGAATTGATGGCCCGTATCAAAGCGGTGATGCGCCGCACTTCGCCGACCAACGTTGATGACGTTATCGACGTGCAAGGGCTGCGTCTGGACCCTGTATCACACCGCGTTACCGCTAATGAAGAGTCGGTCGATATGGGCCCTACCGAGTTTAAGCTGCTGCACTTTTTTATGACCCACCCCGAGCGGGTTTATAGCCGTGAACAGCTTTTGGACAACGTTTGGGGCACCAATGTCTATGTGGAAGATCGCACCGTTGATGTGCATATCCGCCGCTTACGCAAAGCCCTGGAAAGCTATGGCCACGACCGCTTGGTACAAACCGTGCGCGGCGCCGGCTACCGTTTTTCCAACCGAGTCTGA
- a CDS encoding arylamine N-acetyltransferase family protein — protein sequence MLTPRQYQRYLTRLKMAASHTPSLTRLNALQLAHLHCLPFENLDIALGIAISLERQAILKKLLEKGRGGFCYELNYGFYCLLKTEGFNVTLLQAQVFSDDRFGPNFDHMLLKVALPQGPVIADVGFGDSFLKPLAINTDKQRDNGHHYLLKAAAGRWTLYQDQTPQLRFDETAQPLSAFSQMAHWHQHSPRSHFTQKAICSMATSNGRVTLSDKTLIKTQLGKRSEKPVNSLAQYHELLNSRFSLAIDEALLSRWFNAN from the coding sequence ATGCTGACTCCCCGGCAATATCAGCGTTATTTAACCCGGTTAAAGATGGCGGCAAGTCACACGCCGTCGCTTACCCGGCTCAATGCTTTGCAGCTTGCGCACCTTCATTGCTTGCCATTTGAGAACCTCGACATTGCCCTTGGCATTGCTATCAGCCTTGAGCGACAAGCCATACTCAAAAAGCTCCTGGAAAAAGGCCGGGGCGGCTTTTGCTATGAGCTTAACTATGGGTTTTATTGCCTGTTAAAAACGGAAGGTTTTAACGTCACGCTGCTGCAAGCCCAGGTGTTTAGTGACGACAGATTTGGCCCCAACTTTGACCACATGCTATTAAAGGTAGCGCTACCGCAAGGGCCAGTTATTGCCGACGTTGGCTTTGGCGACAGTTTCTTAAAACCACTCGCTATTAACACGGATAAGCAGCGAGACAACGGCCACCACTATCTATTAAAAGCCGCGGCGGGCCGCTGGACACTTTATCAAGACCAAACGCCGCAGCTTCGCTTTGACGAAACCGCACAGCCACTCAGCGCCTTTAGCCAGATGGCTCACTGGCACCAGCATTCACCCCGGTCACACTTTACGCAAAAAGCGATTTGCTCAATGGCAACCAGCAATGGCCGCGTTACCTTAAGCGATAAAACACTGATTAAAACCCAGTTAGGTAAACGCAGTGAAAAGCCAGTTAACAGCCTGGCGCAATACCATGAATTGCTGAACAGCCGTTTTTCACTGGCGATTGACGAGGCGCTGTTAAGCCGCTGGTTTAACGCCAACTAA
- a CDS encoding PstS family phosphate ABC transporter substrate-binding protein, with protein sequence MKVTQRAGLVGILALAAIALPALARVDSNLPEYHKTTGISGSLSSVGSDTLANLMTFWGEEFQRQYPNVNIQIQAAGSSTAPPALTEGTAQLGPMSRAMKDGEIDAFEKRYGYKPTRVRVAIDALAVYVNKDNPIKGLTMEQVDGIFSSTLRCGEQSIANWGQLGLKGDWAARDIQLYGRNSVSGTYGYFKENALCKGDFKKTVNEQPGSASVVQSVSTSLNSIGYSGIGYKTSGVRTVPLSRDGGKTYIDATPENTLDGAYPLSRFLYIYINKAPDQPVDPMQAEFIKMVLSRLGQRVVEKDGYVPLPASVANVELAKLGLSWR encoded by the coding sequence ATGAAAGTAACGCAACGGGCAGGCTTAGTGGGCATATTGGCCCTGGCAGCGATTGCGTTACCGGCCTTGGCCAGGGTTGATAGCAACTTGCCCGAATACCATAAAACCACCGGTATTTCCGGCAGTCTGTCGTCGGTGGGGTCTGACACCTTGGCCAATTTAATGACCTTTTGGGGAGAGGAATTTCAGCGCCAATACCCCAACGTCAATATTCAAATTCAGGCCGCCGGTTCGTCTACGGCGCCACCGGCTTTAACCGAAGGTACTGCCCAGCTTGGCCCGATGAGCCGTGCCATGAAAGACGGTGAAATTGATGCCTTTGAAAAGCGCTATGGTTATAAACCCACCCGGGTACGCGTAGCCATTGATGCGCTGGCGGTTTACGTCAATAAAGACAACCCCATTAAAGGCCTGACCATGGAGCAGGTTGACGGCATTTTTTCATCTACCTTGCGCTGCGGTGAGCAAAGCATCGCCAACTGGGGGCAGCTGGGCCTGAAAGGTGACTGGGCCGCCCGCGATATACAGCTTTACGGCCGTAACTCGGTATCGGGCACCTACGGCTACTTTAAAGAAAATGCCCTTTGTAAGGGCGATTTTAAAAAGACCGTTAACGAACAGCCCGGCTCCGCGTCGGTGGTGCAGTCGGTGAGCACCTCGCTCAATAGCATCGGCTATTCCGGCATTGGCTATAAAACCTCAGGGGTGCGCACTGTACCCTTGTCTCGTGACGGCGGTAAAACCTACATTGATGCCACCCCTGAAAACACCTTGGACGGCGCCTATCCGTTGTCGCGTTTTCTCTATATCTATATCAACAAAGCGCCGGATCAACCGGTTGACCCGATGCAGGCTGAATTTATCAAAATGGTGCTGTCGCGCCTTGGCCAGCGAGTGGTAGAAAAAGACGGTTATGTGCCGCTGCCGGCCAGTGTGGCCAACGTCGAGTTAGCCAAGCTCGGCCTTAGTTGGCGTTAA
- the phoR gene encoding phosphate regulon sensor histidine kinase PhoR, with the protein MHHFSWWRLGWSLLLYGAILAVVGVVVGAPLLVLLAGALGLVCWHYWQLYLLVRWLWNGRQFTPPRGSGTWQFAFDGVYFLQRKNLKRRKELGKLLKRFREGTEALPDAVVVINEERDIVWCNKLATTMLGFRWPDDHGQRIDNLLRRPEFLAYIKKQQFQEPLIIPSPVLPMASVEIRVIPYTANETLMVARDVTRLQQLEQMRRDFVANVSHELRTPLTVLRGYLEMIGEDPRLEQGPWGKPHKMMTDQVGRMYSLVEQLLALSRLEARGEPESLKDVDVPALMRKLESDSGALNSDKQHQIHFDIAPLHMRGDSEQMMSAFANLVANAIHYTPAGGTIEVSWKKLADGRAKFAVSDTGDGIAPEHILRITERFYRVDKARSRNTGGSGLGLSIVKHVLSRHRSKLEITSRLGKGSTFSFVIPKELLVNDVLSASNQ; encoded by the coding sequence ATGCATCACTTTTCTTGGTGGCGTCTGGGCTGGAGCCTGCTGTTATACGGCGCCATATTAGCGGTTGTAGGTGTGGTAGTGGGTGCGCCGCTGCTGGTGTTGTTGGCGGGCGCCTTGGGGCTGGTTTGCTGGCACTATTGGCAGCTTTACCTGTTGGTTCGCTGGCTCTGGAATGGCCGGCAATTTACGCCACCAAGAGGCAGCGGTACCTGGCAATTTGCTTTTGACGGCGTCTACTTTTTGCAGCGCAAAAACCTTAAGCGCCGTAAAGAGCTTGGGAAATTGCTTAAGCGTTTTCGTGAAGGCACCGAAGCATTGCCCGATGCGGTGGTGGTGATCAACGAAGAGCGCGATATCGTTTGGTGTAACAAGCTGGCCACCACCATGCTGGGGTTTCGCTGGCCAGACGACCACGGCCAGCGTATCGACAACCTGCTGCGCCGCCCGGAATTTCTGGCCTATATCAAAAAGCAGCAATTCCAAGAACCCTTGATCATTCCATCGCCGGTGTTACCTATGGCCAGCGTGGAAATTCGCGTTATTCCCTATACCGCCAACGAAACGCTGATGGTGGCGCGTGACGTTACCCGCTTGCAGCAACTGGAACAGATGCGCCGCGACTTTGTGGCCAATGTTTCCCATGAGCTGCGCACACCGCTTACGGTGCTGCGGGGCTATTTGGAAATGATCGGTGAAGATCCCCGCCTTGAACAAGGCCCCTGGGGCAAACCACATAAGATGATGACCGACCAAGTAGGCCGTATGTATAGCTTGGTTGAGCAGTTGTTGGCACTGTCGCGCCTGGAAGCGCGCGGTGAACCGGAGTCTCTTAAAGACGTAGATGTACCGGCATTAATGCGCAAGTTAGAGTCCGACAGCGGCGCGCTTAACAGTGACAAACAGCATCAGATCCATTTTGATATTGCGCCATTGCATATGCGTGGTGACAGCGAACAAATGATGTCGGCGTTTGCCAACTTGGTGGCCAACGCCATTCATTACACACCGGCGGGCGGCACCATCGAGGTCAGCTGGAAAAAACTCGCGGATGGCCGGGCTAAGTTTGCCGTCAGCGACACCGGCGACGGCATCGCCCCGGAGCATATTTTGCGCATTACCGAACGTTTTTATCGGGTAGACAAGGCGCGCAGCCGCAACACCGGCGGTTCAGGGCTGGGGCTGTCTATCGTTAAGCACGTTCTGAGCCGCCACCGCTCCAAGTTAGAGATCACATCCCGCCTGGGTAAGGGCAGTACTTTTTCCTTTGTGATCCCGAAAGAGTTGTTGGTTAACGATGTATTGAGCGCCAGCAATCAGTAA